Proteins from a genomic interval of Lolium perenne isolate Kyuss_39 chromosome 1, Kyuss_2.0, whole genome shotgun sequence:
- the LOC127308118 gene encoding probable protein phosphatase 2C 72: protein MLSAAMDYLRSCWGPASSPDGRPRKGVDAAGRQEGLLWYKDAGQLVAGEFSMAVVQANNLLEDHSQVESGPLTTNDSDLQGTFVGVYDGHGGPETARYINDHMFNHLKEFASEQKCMSVEVIRKAFRATEDGFLSLVSSQWSMRPQLAAVGSCCLVGVICAGTLYIANVGDSRAILGRLVKGTGEVIAMQLSAEHNASFEEVRREMQAMHPDDPHIVVLKHNVWRVKGIIQITRSIGDVYLKRPEFNREPLHSKFRLPETFRRPLLSSDPAITVHPIQLTDQFIIFASDGLWEHLSNQKAVELVHSSPRNGIARKLVKTAMQEAAKKREMRYSDLKKIDRGVRRHFHDDITVVVVFFDSNSIAMDNWSRPTVSLRGGGVALPANSLAPLSVPSSF, encoded by the exons ATGCTCTCGGCTGCGATGGATTACCTGAGATCGTGCTGGGGCCCCGCGTCGTCGCCGGACGGGCGCCCCCGCAAGGGGGTGGATGCGGCCGGCCGGCAGGAGGGGCTGCTGTGGTACAAGGACGCGGGGCAGCTCGTCGCCGGCGAGTTCTCCATGGCCGTCGTCCAGGCCAATAACCTGCTGGAGGACCACAGCCAGGTGGAATCCGGCCCGCTCACGACCAACGATTCTGACCTGCAGGGGACCTTCGTCGGCGTCTATGATGGGCATGGTGGCCCGGAGACGGCGCGCTACATCAATGACCACATGTTCAACCATCTCAAGG AATTTGCATCTGAGCAAAAGTGCATGTCAGTGGAAGTGATTCGGAAGGCTTTCCGAGCAACTGAAGATGGATTTCTCTCTCTAGTTAGTAGTCAATGGTCTATGAGGCCTCAATTAGCGGCTGTAGGATCTTGCTGTCTAGTTGGTGTGATTTGCGCTGGAACTCTCTATATTGCAAACGTCGGGGACTCCCGTGCTATTCTTGGGAGACTTGTCAAGGGAACTGGAGAGGTTATTGCAATGCAGCTCTCAGCGGAACATAATGCATCATTTGAGGAGGTTAGGCGGGAGATGCAGGCAATGCATCCTGATGATCCCCACATTGTCGTCTTGAAGCACAATGTATGGCGTGTGAAGGGTATTATACAG ATAACAAGGTCCATTGGAGATGTATATCTGAAGAGACCCGAGTTCAACAGAGAACCTTTGCATAGCAAGTTTCGTCTTCCAGAAACTTTTCGGAGACCACTTCTTAGTTCTGATCCAGCAATTACTGTACACCCAATACAGTTAACTGATCAGTTCATCATTTTTGCATCGGATGGACTCTGGGAGCATCTTAGTAATCAGAAAGCGGTTGAACTAGTCCACAGTAGTCCTCGCAAT GGGATTGCTCGGAAGCTAGTGAAGACTGCAATGCAGGAAGCAGCAAAGAAGAGGGAGATGCGGTATTCGGATCTCAAGAAAATTGACCGCGGGGTAAGGCGCCACTTCCACGATGATATAACCGTCGTCGTGGTATTTTTCGATTCGAATTCGATAGCCATGGACAACTGGAGCAGACCCACGGTGTCCCTCCGAGGTGGCGGCGTTGCCCTACCTGCGAATTCCCTTGCTCCATTATCAGTTCCTAGCTCTTTCTGA
- the LOC127308108 gene encoding putative magnesium transporter MRS2-G — translation MGRRSGGRKLPFFASAGSTSSTKRTRSARRLPSLPKTTSPPPPHATSPPPAPHPTTSPPDLPSAAAASVSGKVAKKKAGARLWMRLDRWGSSEILELDKASIIRRAGVPLRDLRILGPIFSHSSSILAREKAMVINLEFIRAIVTADEVLLLDPLAHDVLPFVDQLRQHLPLKSPAGGNGGDPGNQAPCLNEATGAEHELPFEFQVLEVGLEAVCSTLDLSVAELERHATPVLDELTKNVSTRNLERVRSLKSDLTRLLARVQKVRDEIEHLLDDNEDMAHLYLTRKQAQNQQVEAIMTSAASNSIVPAGTSLHRLNSSFRRSVSIATSIYLDNDVEDLEMLLEAYFMQLDGIRNRILSVREYIDDTEDYVNIQLDNQRNELIQLQLTLTIASFGIAINTFIAGAFAMNIPCYLYDTDGSFFWPFVGGTSAGCFVISIILLGYAWWKKLLGP, via the exons atggggaGGCGATCCGGGGGCAGGAAGCTGCCCTTCTTCGCCTCCGCCGGCTCCACCTCCTCCACCAAGCGCACCCGCTCCGCTCGCCGCCTCCCTTCCCTCCCCAAGACCACCTCGCCGCCTCCCCCCCACGCCACCTCCCCACCCCCCGCGCCGCACCCCACCACGTCCCCGCCCGACCTACCTTCCGCCGCCGCGGCCTCCGTGTCCGGCAAGGTCGCCAAGAAGAAGGCCGGCGCGCGCCTCTGGATGCGGCTGGACCGCTGGGGGTCCTCCGAGATCCTCGAGCTCGACAAGGCCTCCATCATCCGCCGCGCCGGCGTGCCCCTGCGCGACCTCCGCATCCTCGGCCCCATCTTCTCCCACTCCTCCAGCATCCTCG CTAGGGAGAAGGCGATGGTGATCAACCTGGAGTTCATCAGGGCGATCGTGACCGCCGACGAGGTGCTCCTGCTGGACCCGCTCGCGCACGACGTGCTCCCTTTCGTCGACCAGCTCAGGCAGCACCTCCCTCTCAAGAGCCCTGCCGGTGGGAACGGTGGGGACCCCGGGAACCAGGCGCCCTGTCTAAACGAGGCGACCGGGGCAGAGCACGAGCTGCCGTTCGAGTTCCAGGTGCTCGAGGTCGGGCTGGAGGCCGTGTGCTCCACGCTCGACTTGAGCGTGGCTGAGCTCGAGAGGCATGCTACTCCTGTGCTCGATGAGCTCACCAAGAACGTGAGCACGCGGAACCTGGAGCGTGTGCGGAGCCTCAAGAGTGACCTCACCCGATTGCTTGCCCGTGTTCAGAAG gtcagAGATGAAATAGAACATCTTCTAGATGATAATGAAGACATGGCACATCTGTATCTAACACGGAAGCAAGCACAGAATCAGCAGGTTGAGGCCATTATGACATCTGCTGCTTCCAATAGCATTGTTCCTGCAGGAACAAGTCTGCACAGGCTCAACTCTAGTTTCCGGCGTAGTGTGAGCATTGCTACCAGTATCTATTTGGATAATGACGTGGAAGACCTAGAGATGTTGCTTGAGGCCTACTTCATGCAGCTGGATGGAATTCGCAACAGAATTTTATCG GTTCGAGAGTATATTGATGACACAGAAGACTATGTCAACATTCAACTCGACAACCAGCGAAATGAACTCATTCAGCTTCAGCTTACGCTGACCATCGCATCCTTTGGCATAGCTATCAATACCTTCATTGCTGGGGCATTTGCGATGAACatcccatgttatctttatgacaCGGATGGCAGCTTCTTTTGGCCATTTGTTGGGGGTACCTCGGCAGGCTGCTTTGTGATCTCCATCATTTTATTGGGGTACGCCTGGTGGAAGAAGTTGCTCGGCCCTTGA